A window from Purpureocillium takamizusanense chromosome 3, complete sequence encodes these proteins:
- a CDS encoding uncharacterized protein (EggNog:ENOG503PN0H~COG:S) — MISASPEYAITKPPGMAHHLSRKRDRPLRTYGKRSTATPEPRGEPPTKRARTEDKEPETKASESPAETPESSAGNDSRPHKEVAARRAPSILNYFKPVPRPQEASPPRQRAESADAEPAQARPKRRTRLLRIRATSSPLSDAVDAEARPPAIDSSGDGHGDGRGRTADGADEHSPGRGPLHDGGENLVNQARPEDVAAKVGARARPPTVQTTLNISAQAAFAECKVCDTVWNPLYPDDVKYHAKRHAAVAKAKRKGDGL; from the exons ATGATCAGCGCATCGCCAGAATACGCCAT AACGAAGCCCCCGGGGATGGCGCACCACCTGTCGCGCAAGCGGGACAGGCCGTTGCGGACCTACGGCAAGCGGTCGACCGCGACGCCTGAGCCGCGCGGCGAGCCACCGACCAAGCGGGCGCGGACTGAGGACAAGGAACCGGAAACAAAGGCATCGGAGTCACCGGCGGAAACGCCAGAAAGCTCCGCCGGCAATGACTCCAGGCCGCACAAGGAGGTGGCCGCGAGGAGGGCCCCGTCGATCCTAAACTACTTCAAGCCGGTGCCTCGACCCCAGgaagcgtcgccgccgaggcaacGGGCGGAAAGCGCAGATGCAGAACCCGCGCAGGCCAGACCAAAGAGGAGGACACGGCTGCTCCGGATCCGggccacgtcctcgccgctgagtgacgccgtcgatgcagaagcgcgcccgccagcaatCGATAGCAGTGGTGACGgacacggcgacggacgcggcAGGACAgcggacggcgccgacgagcacagCCCGGGCAGAGGCCCGCTGCACGACGGGGGCGAGAACCTCGTCAACCAGGCCCGGCCGGAGGACGTCGCGGCCAAGGTTGGCGCCagggcccggccgccgacggtgcaGACGACGCTCAACAtctcggcgcaggcggccttTGCAGAGTGCAAGGTGTGCGACACGGTGTGGAACCCGCTGTACCCGGACGACGTCAAGTACCACGCGAAGCGCCacgcggcggtggccaaggccaagaggAAGGGCGACGGGCTGTAG
- a CDS encoding uncharacterized protein (EggNog:ENOG503PXNM), which translates to MPPLPPVHTRTIEVGQDFLPAPATRLVVTQYLETSQDPLYWALIVVGAFFDDEDRIVWSSEVFVGHLDVQLESDDSSEGSEEASWTTEQFVRTPSPAPSLRLERDARDIGGEAASITSAGLSGTPPIAQPRFPQASHGPASFQPAEIPPTPLFWPAPVRYIEPPTSWDPTRQGPVPGHWQASYDYAADRWVHTWQPFPLDSSTDRAPGRRFL; encoded by the exons ATGCCTCCCCTGCCTCCCGTTCACACCAGAACGATCGAGGTTGGACAAGACttcctgcccgccccggccacgcgcctcgtcgtcacgcAGTACCTGGAGACGAGCCAGGACCCGCTCTACTGGGCTCTGATTGTCGTGGGGGCCTttttcgacgacgaggaccggATCGTCTGGAGCAGCGAGGTGTTCGTCGGCCACCTCGACGTCCAGCTCGAGTCCGACGATTCcagcgagggcagcgaggaaGCCTCCTGGACAACGGAGCAGTTTGTGCGCACGCCGAGCCCCGCGCCCTCCCTGCGTCTTGAGCGTGACGCGCGCGATATCGGTGGCGAGGCTGCGTCCATCACGTCAG CCGGGCTCTCTGGGACGCCGCCCATTGCTCAACCTCGCTTTCCCCAAGCTTCCCACGGCCCAGCATCGTTCCAACCCGCAGAGATTCCACCGACGCCCCTCTTCTGGCCGGCTCCCGTCCGGTACATTGAGCCCCCGACGTCGTGGGATCCGACACGCCAGGGACCCGTCCCCGGCCACTGGCAGGCGTCCTACGACTACGCTGCCGACCGCTGGGTGCACACCTGGCAGCCGTTTCCGCTTGATTCCTCGACCGACCGTGCCCCTGGCAGGCGTTTTCTTTAG
- a CDS encoding uncharacterized protein (COG:S~EggNog:ENOG503P12K), which yields MASGIDPSIRVRRAIHAGDALLVGRILKSNPSVLHNPDTSLMGLANSNLHLAASLGHRDVCEVLLRAGHERPCPALNDNHQTALMLAAAAGHTDVVHLLCERDPASILRRDARGRDAVMEASAGGHDTILQLLLTYVPGGPLDAVRRADNEGNTALHFASASGNLMGLRTLLAAGADVDRRNLWNWTPAAYSATVQAEVYLKGLVGEVERRHQLRKEADATKKAGLVRVVPDDSDDD from the exons ATGGCCAGCGG GATCGATCCCTCGATTCGGGTGCGGCGCGCCatccacgccggcgacgcgctgctcgtcgggcgCATCCTCAAGTCCAACCCGTCGGTCCTCCACAACCCCGACACGTCGCTCATGGGCCTCGCCAACTCCAACCTGcacctcgccgcgtcgctcgGCCACCGCGACGTCTGCGAGGTgctcctccgcgccggccacgagcggCCCTGCCCCGCGCTCAACGACAACCACCAGACGGCGctcatgctcgccgccgccgccggccacacCGACGTGGTCCACCTGCTGTGCGAGCGCGACCCCGCCAGCAtcctgcgccgcgacgcccgcggccgcgacgccgtcatggaggccagcgccggcggccacgacaccatcctgcagctgctgctcaccTACGTCCCCGGCGggcccctcgacgccgtccgccgcgccgacaacGAGGGCAACACCGCCCTGCACTttgccagcgccagcggcaaCCTCATGGGCCTGCGCaccctgctggccgccggcgccgacgtcgaccgcCGCAACCTCTGGAACTGGACCCCCGCCGCCTACAGCGCCACCGTCCAGGCCGAGGTCTACCTCAaggggctcgtcggcgaggtggaGAGGCGGCACCAGCTCAGGAaggaggccgacgccaccaagaaggccggcctcgtgcgcgtcgtgcccgacgacagcgacgacgactga
- a CDS encoding o-pyrocatechuate decarboxylase (COG:S~EggNog:ENOG503NX3K): protein MLGKVALEEAFALPRMHDKTRWWASLFAVDPDKHAAEISDLVGQRIKYMDEHGVGYTVLSYTAPGVQDVWDPEAAQSLAVEVNDYVAGEIKAHPDRLGAFATLSMHDPEQAAAELRRCVTQYGFKGALVNDTQRAGAEGDDMIFYDGPEWDVFWAAVTELDVPFYLHPRNPTGTVHERLWAKRSWLIGPPLSFAHGVSLHVLGMVTNGVFDRHPRLQVVLGHLGEHIPFDMWRINHWFEDVKKPLGLACQRTIREYFRDNIWITTSGHFSTTTLQFCMAEVGADRILFSIDYPFENFADACVWYDGVPLNLDDKLKMGRENAKRLLKLPAFKDSEARIA, encoded by the exons ATGCTGGGCAAAGTCGCGCTGGAAGAGGcctttgccttgcctcgcatGCACGACAAGACGCGCTGGTGGGCGTCGctcttcgccgtcgacccggacaagcacgccgccgagatcagcgacctcgtcggccagcgcATCAAGTACATGgacgagcacggcgtcggGTACACGGTGCTGTCGTACACGGCGCCCGGCGTGCAGGACGTCTGGGaccccgaggcggcgcagagcctggccgtcgaggtcaaCGACTACGTGGCTGGCGAGATCAAGGCGCACCcggaccgcctcggcgcgtTTGC CACCCTCTCCATGCACGACcccgagcaggccgccgccgagctgagGCGGTGCGTCACGCAGTACGGCTTCAAGGGCGCGCTGGTCAACGACAcgcagcgcgcgggcgccgagggcgacgacatgATCTTCTACGACGGGCCCGAGTGGGACGTCTTCTGGGCGGCCGTGACGGAGCTCGACGTGCCCTTTTACCTGCACCCGCGCAACCCGACGGGCACGGTGCACGAGCGCCTCTGGGCCAAGCGCAGCTGGCTCATCGGCCCGCCGCTGAGCTTCGCGCACGGCGTCAGCCTGCACGTCCTCGGCATGGTGACCAACGGCGTCTTCGACCGCCACCCGCGCCTGCAGGTCGTCCTGGGCCACCTGGGCGAGCACATCCCCTTTGACATGTGGCGCATCAACCACTGGTTCGAGGACGTCAAGAAGCCcctcggcctggcctgccaGCGCACCATCCGCGAGTACTTTCGCGACAACATCTGGatcaccaccagcggccaCTTTTCCACCACGACGCTGCAGTTTTGCATGGCcgaggtcggcgccgaccGCATTCTGTTTTCCATCGACTACCCCTTTGAGAACTTTGCCGACGCCTGCGTCTGGTACGACGGCGTCCCCCTgaacctcgacgacaagctcAAGATGGGCCGCGAGAACGCAAAGAGGCTGCTCAAGCTGCCGGCGTTCAAGGACAGCGAGGCCCGGATAGCGTAG
- a CDS encoding uncharacterized protein (TransMembrane:1 (o454-472i)~EggNog:ENOG503NVJG~COG:O): protein MSPFNSGVLREAEQGVVMTDMDEQPPGTVDGEQTEGTNKTKVEQTAGEQTRDEERTNEHTDIEQTGEDEQAASIEQIVVKGQIEDVEQTEQTEEEDEQAEGIEQIVDKEQNESVEHRQSADQIDDASLQLILQLQMEDLVALDEKKKGKQREGEVSDTDVALGLAKENLEIAIIEHGDRQMCISIARAVFSDAPAIQACTTEEQQATTDRAMAHSLSRRGSTASAGVRATAAGAANDNDELDGLDAELLKKLEGFNAFSESNDASTGGESSSSWAATRRPAFDPDAQDTARETCTGCYDTYAPSVTAKAPCSHLYCRRCLNELFLGASVDETLFPPRCCKQPIPVDEHIDHLSTETVTIFRAKEVEFSTPNRVYCHRPKCSAFLPPQSVRGGSATCGECGARTCAICKGPAHENSDCPEDTSTQELLRVAKENGWQQCKSCRRLVELDHGCNHMSQYLFSSLLWTVLLLRLVL, encoded by the coding sequence ATGAGCCCCTTCAATTCTGGCGTGCTCCGTGAAGCGGAGCAGGGCGTTGTGATGACTGACATGGATGAGCAGCCCCCTGGAACAgtggacggcgagcagaCCGAGGGCACCAATAAGACCAAGGTCGAACAAACGGCTGGCGAGCAAACGCGCGATGAGGAGCGAACCAATGAGCACACCGACATTGAGCAGACCGGAGaagacgagcaggccgcgaGCATTGAGCAAATTGTGGTCAAGGGGCAGATTGAGGATGTCGAGCAGACCGAGCAGaccgaagaagaagatgaacAGGCCGAGGGTATCGAGCAAATTGTGGACAAGGAGCAGAATGAGAGTGTCGAGCACAGACAAAGTGCCGACCAGATCGACGACGCGAGCCTCCAGCTCATTCTCCAGCTGCAGATGGAGGACCTCGTGGCCCTAGATGAAAAGAAAAAGGGCAAGCAACGCGAAGGCGAGGTTTCGGACACGGACGTGGCGCTCGGCCTGGCGAAGGAGAACCTGGAAatcgccatcatcgagcacggcgaccGCCAGATGTGCATCAGCATCGCCCGGGCTGTCTTCTCCGACGCTCCCGCCATCCAGGCCTGCACGACTGAAGAGCAGCAGGCGACGACCGACCGCGCCATGGCCCACTCGCTCAGTCGCCGGGGCAGCACCGCATCAGCTGGTGTGCGTGCGAcagctgccggcgctgccaacgacaacgacgagctcgacggtCTAGACGCCGAGCTCTTAAAGAAACTCGAGGGCTTCAACGCGTTTTCTGAGAGCAATGACGCaagcaccggcggcgagtcgTCTTCGAGCTGGGCTGCTACCCGGCGTCCGGCGTTCGACCCAGACGCGCAGGACACGGCGAGGGAGACGTGCACTGGCTGCTACGACACGTACGCGCCCTCAGTCACGGCAAAGGCCCCATGTTCGCACCTATACTGCCGCCGGTGCCTCAACGAGCTGTTCCTGGGCGCGTCGGTCGACGAGACACTGTTCCCTCCCCGATGCTGCAAACAGCCCATCCCGGTCGACGAGCACATCGACCATCTCTCGACCGAGACTGTCACCATTTTCCGGGCCAAGGAGGTCGAGTTCTCGACCCCGAACAGGGTATACTGCCACCGCCCCAAGTGCTCGGCCTTCTTGCCCCCACAGTCGGTCCGGGGCGGCTCGGCAACGTGTGGCGAATGCGGCGCGAGGACGTGCGCCATCTGCAAGGGGCCCGCGCATGAGAATAGCGATTGCCCCGAGGATACGTCCACGCAGGAGCTCCTTCGAGTCGCCAAGGAGAATGGCTGGCAGCAGTGCAagtcttgccgccgcctaGTGGAACTCGACCATGGCTGTAACCACATGAGTCAGTACCTCTTCTCGTCCCTTCTATGGACGGTTTTATTACTGAGACTCGTCTTGTAG
- a CDS encoding uncharacterized protein (COG:S~EggNog:ENOG503P20K~TransMembrane:7 (o37-57i64-82o94-117i137-159o171-193i214-232o252-277i)): protein MAPPALPNGLIAFGPDANCTLALCPVEWSVYQYRPSLPANIVFLALFALAAAVHIFLGVRWRSWGFMAGIILGCLTEIIGYVGRILLYNNPFDFGGFLMQIVLITTGPVFYTASIYVTLSKTIEHLAPRLSRFRPQLFYWIFIPTDMVCLALQAAGGALSTTSSGSSDTGVNVAMAGLALQVAVLAIFSLLFADYMFRYTRDAATPPLGTRLRLFFGGLSVAIVLILARSIYRCYELSKGYQNSDLITDEGLFIGLEGVLIVIAVFALCIGHPGLFFGSEATMHPSTSSSDVEK from the exons atggcgccgcccgcgctccCCAACGGCCTCATCGCCTTTGGCCCCGATGCCAACTgcaccctcgccctctgccCGGTCGAGTGGAGCGTCTACCAGTACCGCCCCTCCCTGCCGGCCAACAttgtcttcctcgccctcttcgccctcgccgccgccgtccacatcttcctcggcgtcagGTGGCGGAGCTGGGGGTTCATGGCCGGCATCATCCTCGGGTGCCTGACGGAGATCATTGGCTACGTCGGCCGCATCCTCCTCTACAACAATCCGTTTGACTTTGGCGGCTTCCTCATGCAGATTGTCCTCATCACGACAGGGCCCGTCTTTTACACGGCGTCCATCTACGTCACCCTATCCAAGAC CATCGAGCACCTCGCGCCGCGGCTCTCCCGCTTCAGGCCCCAGCTCTTCTACTGGATCTTCATCCCCACCGACATGGTGTgcctcgcgctgcaggccgcgggcggcgccctgtCCACGACGAGCTCCGGGTCGAGCGACACGGGCGTCAACGTTGCCATGGCCGGGCTCGCCCTGCAggtcgccgtgctcgccatCTTCTCGCTGCTCTTTGCCGACTACATGTTCCGCTACacgcgcgacgcggccacgccgcccctGGGCACGAGGCTTCGCCTCTTCTTTGGCGGCCTgagcgtcgccatcgtcttgATCCTCGCGCGGTCCATCTACCGCTGCTACGAGCTGAGCAAGGGCTACCAGAACTCGGACCTGATTACGGACGAGGGCCTGTTTATCGGGCTCGAGGGAGT GCTCATTGTCATTGCCGTGTTTGCCCTGTGCATCGGCCATCCGGGCTTGTTCTTTGGCTCCGAGGCGACAATGCAcccctcgaccagctcgtcgGATGTGGAAAAGTAG
- a CDS encoding uncharacterized protein (COG:P~TransMembrane:10 (i155-177o189-210i253-273o279-298i369-392o404-426i433-456o468-485i506-529o535-556i)~EggNog:ENOG503NW40) — translation MPDISRAHGHHGDAHEEKGVGHTEQIESKTELEARVRNPLAGIPRDQLMRDVDAFAVANNLQEHIQVLRKGALVAQNPNEVESIDGPERLTSEELACLERERTHKWHMPRRLFLTIATCSIGAACQGWDQTGSNGATIFFPAAYGLDEAKSDRDAIIVGLLNAGPYIGSALIGCWLADPLNNRLGRRGAIFFAGNFLIWPVIGSAFCRTWPQQMVCRLLMGVGMGAKASTVPIYAAENAPAAIRGALVMSWQMWTAFGIMMGTAFNLAVYAVPHINWRLMLGAPFLPAVPLLSLIFFCPESPRWYMKKGRYFDAWQSMMVLRHHPIQVARDIYYISAQLELEKQIVGRTNYATRFGQLFTIPRVRRANLAAFTVMIAQQMCGINIIAFYSTSIFTQSGLDARKAMIGSFGFGVVNWLFAFPAFWTIDTFGRRSLLLFTFPQMFWTLLAAGLCTLLPAGTKEHPNEVRTGLVCLFVYLFGAFYSPGEGPVPYTYSAEVYPLSHRETGMGFAVANCLFWAAVLGTTFPFLLRQLQTVGAFGLYAGFNLVAFVMILFFVPETMQRTLEELDWVFAVPVRKFAAYQITDTIPWFFKRYVFFQRNAVLRPLYDFEKKAAANTSSDSDTGVKRRR, via the exons ATGCCCGATATTTC ccgcgcccacggccaccatggcgacgCGCACGAGGAAAAGGGCGTCGGCCACACCGAGCAGATTGAGTCCAagacggagctcgaggccag GGTCCGCAACCCGCTCGCGGGCATCCCCCGCGACCAGCTGatgcgcgacgtcgacgcgtttgccgtcgccaacaaCCTCCAGGAGCACATCCAGGTCCTCCGCAagggcgcgctcgtcgcgcagaACCCCAACGAGGTCGAGTCCATTGACGGCCCCGAGCGGCTGACcagcgaggagctcgcgTGCCTCGAGAGGGAGAGGACGCACAAGTGGCACATGCCCAGGCGCCTCTTcctcaccatcgccacctgctccatcggcgccgcctgccagGGCTGGGACCAGaccggcagcaacggcgcgACCATTTTCTTCCCCGCCGCGtacggccttgacgaggccaagagcgaccgcgacgccatcatcgtcggcctcctcaaCGCCGGCCCGTACATTGGCAGCGC TCTTAtcggctgctggctggcggacCCCCTCAACAaccgtctcggccgccgcggcgccatcttcttTGCCGGCAACTTTCTCATCTGGCCCGTCATCGGCTCCGCCTTCTGCCGTACCTGGCCCCAGCAAATGGTCTGCCGTCTCCTCATGGGTGTGGGCATGGGCGCCAAGGCCTCGACCGTGCCCAtctacgccgccgagaacgcgcccgcggccatTCGCGGCGCTCTGGTCATGTCGTGGC AAATGTGGACGGCCTTTGGCATCATGATGGGCACCGCCTTCAACCTGGCCGTCTACGCCGTCCCCCACATCAACTGGCGCCTCATGCTGGGCGCGCCGTTCCTGCCGGCCGTGCCCCTGCTGTCGCTCATCTTCTTCTGCCCCGAGTCGCCCCGCTGGTACATGAAAAAGGGCCGCTACTTTGACGCGTGGCAGTCGATGATGGTCCTGCGCCACCACCCGATCCAGGTCGCCCGCGACATCTACTACATCAGcgcccagctcgagctcgagaagcAAATCGTCGGCCGCACCAACTACGCCACGCGCTTCGGCCAGCTCTTCACCATTCCGCgcgtgcgccgcgccaaccTGGCCGCCTTCACCGTCATGATTGCGCAGCAGATGTGCGGCATCAACATCATTGCCTTTTACTCGACGAGCATCTTTACGCAgtcgggcctcgacgcgcgcaAGGCCATGATAGGCTCCTTTGGctttggcgtcgtcaacTGGCTCTTTGCCTTTCCTGCGTTTTGGACCATTGACACG TTTGGCCGacgcagcctcctcctctttaCGTTTCCGCAAATGTTCTGGACcctcctcgcggcgggcctcTGCACGCTGCTTCCGGCGGGCACCAAGGAGCACCCCAACGAGGTCCGGACGGGCCTCGTGTGCCTCTTTGTCTACCTGTTTGGCG CCTTCTACTCCCCCGGCGAAGGACCGGTCCCCTACACCTACAGCGCCGAGGTGTACCCCCTGTCTCAccgcgagacgggcatggGCTTTGCCGTCGCCAACTGCTTGTTTTGG GCCGCCGTTCTCGGAACCACGTTCCCCTTTTTGCTGCGGCAGCTCCAGACCGTCGGCGCGTTTGGCCTCTACGCCGGCTTCAACCTCGTCGCCTTTGTCATGATCCTCTTCTTCGTGCCCGAGACCATGCAGCGcaccctcgaggagctcgactGGGTCTTTGCCGTGCCGGTCCGCAAGTTCGCCGCCTACCAGATCACCGACACCATCCCCTGGTTCTTCAAGCGCTACGTCTTCTTCCAGCGCAACGCCGTGCTGCGCCCGCTGTACGACTTTGAGAAGAAGGCCGCCGCGAATACGTCCTCGGACAGCGACACCGGCGTCAAGCGTCGCCGCTGA
- a CDS encoding uncharacterized protein (EggNog:ENOG503P4TT), giving the protein MTGGWNPLTGRDAAPAGSGTGAARPPLAPYGAPMPAQGEPYIFHSGGPGFPGMMPLYNQWANMAYGFCHLGGGGAAVAPPGVYPAPGMYGAQPAPAPPFPLPWAQQPNGAGSLHPRQAQPWPRVDPAMPASQMTNSTGGVGCEPGYNYFFPAEHTKAHVFKSATPPWQLPANTQIPFMATHIPCNTTFTDLMQGFGCTNPSAKKNRVFEIVGGGGGKWYKGMEINGGDKGAMKKTIGEVGWDSTRSGRAGEKPVVCLWFCKD; this is encoded by the coding sequence ATGACCGGCGGCTGGAACCCGCTCacgggccgcgacgccgcccccgccggcagcggcaccggcgccgcccggccccccctcgccccgtACGGCGCCCCGATGCCCGCCCAGGGCGAGCCCTACATCTTCCACTCGGGCGGCCCCGGCTTCCCCGGTATGATGCCTTTGTACAACCAGTGGGCGAACATGGCTTACGGCTTTTGCCACctaggcggcggcggtgccgctgtGGCGCCTCCGGGCGTATATCCGGCGCCGGGCATGTACGGCGcgcagccggcgccggcccccccATTCCCGCTGCCctgggcgcagcagcccaacggcgccggcagcctGCACCCGCGACAGGCGCAGCCGTGGCCGCgcgtcgacccggccatgCCGGCGTCCCAGATGACCaactcgacgggcggcgtgggctgCGAGCCCGGCTACAACTACTTCTTCCCCGCCGAGCACACAAAGGCCCACGTCTTcaagtcggcgacgcccccgTGGCAGCTGCCGGCCAACACGCAGATCCCCTTCATGGCGACGCACATCCCGTGCAACACCACCTTTACCGACCTGATGCAGGGCTTTGGCTGCACGAACCCAtcggccaagaagaaccGCGTCTTCGAgattgtcggcggcggcggcggcaagtgGTACAAGGGCATGGAgatcaacggcggcgacaagggcgccatgaagaagacgatTGGCGAGGTGGGCTGGGACTCGACGCGGagcggccgcgcgggcgagaAGCCGGTGGTGTGCCTGTGGTTTTGCAAGGACTAG